One window of Aspergillus oryzae RIB40 DNA, chromosome 3 genomic DNA carries:
- a CDS encoding TFIIH/NER complex subunit TFB3 (predicted E3 ubiquitin ligase containing RING finger, subunit of transcription/repair factor TFIIH and CDK-activating kinase assembly factor), with protein sequence MPPSRESMQNRGDEDEVCPVCKSSRYLNPDMQFLINPECYHKMCESCVDRIFSSGPANCPVATCHKTLRKNRFRKQTFEDINVEREVDIRRRVMQILNRREEEFDSKRAWDDFLEQREEIIANLVHGTDVAKTEADLQKYAQENMRSIRANQALEAQEASSFQARQTQEQELARLRREAVRQEYENERRELLAGREDVLSRLAAGRPGDAATIAREGQKVLLKKSSARRSEEDRIRQKQAALRNSDARKAGQSGTTAADKAGDAGDTGLIKGLKRIKTPEPEKPYDPFGGMVPDKRDYYTLQDFYPSSYLDPIRQDTRMQAGGYDLREYYSRTLLEAFAGLGCFIDEEVSEREAANTDTAATEGAAIAAASTSPAGSA encoded by the exons ATGCCGCCCTCTCGCGAGTCGATGCAAAACCGTGGGGATGAGGACG AGGTCTGCCCCGTCTGCAAATCCTCCCGGTACTTGAACCCGGACATGCAATTTCTTATCAATCCAGAATGTTATCACAAGATGTGTGAATCATGCGTGGATCGTATTTTCTCCTCGGGTCCCGCGAACTGTCCTGTAGCCACGTGCCACAAGACCCTGCGAAAGAATCGATTTCGAAAACAGACATTCGAAGATATAAACGTAGAACGGGAGGTTGATATACGGCGCAGAGTCATGCAGAT TCTCAACCGTCGCGAAGAGGAATTTGACTCGAAGCGAGCCTGGGATGATTTTCTCGAACAACGCGAGGAGATCATTGCGAACCTTGTCCATGGCACCGACGTAGCCAAGACCGAAGCTGATCTCCAAAAATATGCACAAGAGAATATGCGCTCTATCCGCGCTAACCAAGCCTTGGAGGCCCaggaagcttcttctttccaagcACGGCAGACTCAAGAGCAGGAGCTGGCTCGTCTTCGGAGGGAGGCGGTACGACAGGAGTACGAGAATGAGCGCCGGGAGCTTCTTGCTGGACGGGAAGATGTTCTCAGTCGTCTTGCCGCTGGACGCCCAGGAGACGCTGCCACTATTGCACGCGAAGGCCAGAAAGTTCTACTCAAGAAGTCGTCTGCTCGACGTAGCGAGGAAGACCGTATTCGACAGAAGCAAGCTGCCCTACGTAACTCGGATGCTAGAAAGGCTGGACAATCTGGGACTACGGCAGCCGATAAGGCtggtgatgctggtgatACTGGTCTTATCAAGGGTCTCAAGAGAATCAAGACACCGGAACCCGAGAAGCCTTACGATCCATTCGGTGGAATGGTTCCGGACAAACGGGACTATTACACATTACAAGACTTCTACCCGTCCAGTTATCTTGACCCGATTAGACAAGATACTCGTATGCAGGCTGGTGGATATGACCTTCGGGAGTACTATTCGCGTACCTTACTCGAAGCATTCGCAGGTTTGGGGTGCTTCATCGATGAAGAGGTATCAGAGCGGGAAGCGGCAAATACAGATACTGCTGCAACAGAAGGTGCCGCAATTGCTGCGGCTTCGACCAGTCCTGCGGGCAGCGCTTAG
- a CDS encoding uncharacterized protein (predicted protein), with amino-acid sequence MSLFRSCRTASVQARGFTSSASLRIGPESPNFVDVPRTIQPDLPSKQHVKGTLPVPREIFPVRRADKPSEEYIAAATPLPSKETKADPNDPHAQYINWKRRMAEMRRQNLREGLLELHSRKQRTDKSMMQRSVEKQKRRERIFRQPEREDERLTRPSVIQEMLPKRTPVLPDPNREERLAISKARLEATKAQKQAEQQDSLQTLYMNARNFITTEAQLAAEIDRVFPEGENEAWRNDHQQGENIWNLGLPPTVQSIVNESRKSEAARWDLIQGRVKKLGEQITGGKL; translated from the coding sequence ATGTCTCTCTTCCGCAGTTGCAGGACTGCCTCCGTGCAAGCCCGTGGCTtcacctcctcggcctctcTTCGAATCGGACCAGAGTCGCCCAATTTCGTCGATGTCCCTCGTACCATTCAACCAGACCTTCCTTCAAAGCAACATGTCAAGGGTACCCTGCCTGTCCCTCGCGAAATCTTCCCCGTTCGCCGAGCGGACAAGCCGTCCGAGGAGTATATTGCTGCCGCAACACCCCTTCCTtcgaaagaaaccaaagccGACCCGAATGATCCCCATGCCCAATACATCAACTGGAAGCGCCGAATGGCAGAGATGAGGAGACAAAACCTCAGAGAAGGTCTCCTGGAGTTGCACAGCCGGAAGCAGCGGACGGATAAGTCGATGATGCAGCGGAGTGTCGAGAAGCAGAAACGGCGGGAGCGCATTTTCCGGCAGCCGGAGAGAGAGGATGAGCGATTGACCCGTCCTTCGGTCATCCAGGAGATGCTGCCTAAGCGCACCCCGGTGCTGCCAGACCCCAACCGCGAAGAGCGTCTCGCTATCTCCAAGGCTCGGTTGGAGGCTACGAAGGCCCAGAAACAAGCGGAGCAGCAGGACTCTCTGCAAACGCTGTACATGAACGCTCGAAACTTTATCACTACCGAAGCTCAGCTCGCAGCTGAGATTGACCGTGTGTTCCCTGAGGGCGAGAACGAAGCTTGGCGCAATGACCACCAGCAGGGCGAGAACATCTGGAACTTGGGTCTACCCCCAACCGTCCAGTCTATCGTCAACGAGTCCAGGAAGAGCGAGGCAGCTCGCTGGGATCTTATCCAGGGTAGAGTTAAGAAGCTGGGCGAGCAGATCACGGGGGGCAAGTTGTGA
- a CDS encoding putative GTPase NOG2 (nucleolar GTPase): MGTGKKEATRRERQGKVGDGMGNVRVKGENFYRDAKKVKRLNMYKDGKPRRDAEGNITVAASYQSREAPVARIEPNRKWFGNTRVISQEALSSFREAVAERASDPYQVLLKTNKLPMSLIRDGQGVNGLKQHQAKMAIETNPYSDTFGPKAQRKRVKLGVGSLEDLAGETAKMHDAYVEKSDHQTHADGSLAVSGDVSAAQDDAHTTTATAVESVFSKGQSKRIWNELYKVIDSSDVIIHVIDARDPEGTRCRGIEKYIREEAPHKHLIFVLNKCDLVPTGVAAAWVRHLSKDHPTLAFHASINNSFGKGSLIQLLRQFSSLHSERKQISVGFIGYPNTGKSSIINTLRKKKVCTVAPIPGETKVWQYITLMKRIYLIDCPGVVPPNQNDTPEDILLRGVCRVENVENPEQYIPAVLKRVQPRHLERTYGVKGSDDPLEFLAVLARKGGRLLRGGEPDLDGVAKMVINDFLRGKIPWFTPPPHTPGEEGEKVNGREGRLGEMGRKRKLDAVSEETEKNEAKSGSTSDGEFEGFGDSDDDDNDSIANLEVSDEESGEEND, encoded by the exons ATGGGtacaggaaagaaagaggctACTCGCCGGGAGCGGCAGGGGAAGGTTGGAGATGGCATGGGTAATGTCAGGGTCAAGGGTGAAAACTTTTACAG AGAtgcgaagaaggtgaagaggCTGAATATGTACAAGGATGGTAAACCTCGGCGTGACGCTGAAGGTAACATCACTGTGGCCGCTTCGTATCAGTCTAGAGAGGCACCCGTTGCCAGGATAGAACCCAACCGCAAATGGTTTGGAAACACAAGAGTGATCTCCCAGGAGGCGCTGTCCTCGTTCCGTGAGGCGGTTGCTGAGCGTGCTTCGGACCCCTATCAAGTTCTCCTCAAGACCAACAAGCTTCCCATGAGCCTGATCAGAGACGGTCAAGGTGTGAATGGGCTGAAACAGCATCAAGCGAAGATGGCCATTGAGACCAACCCATATAGCGATACATTTGGGCCCAAGGCTCAGAGGAAACGTGTTAAGCTGGGTGTTGGATCACTGGAAGACTTGGCTGGCGAGACGGCCAAGATGCATGATGCCTATGTTGAGAAGTCAGATCATCAGACTCATGCCGATGGTTCGCTCGCCGTCTCTGGAGATGTTTCTGCTGCGCAAGACGATGCGCATACCACAACGGCCACTGCAGTTGAGTCGGTCTTCTCCAAGGGTCAAAGTAAGCGGATTTGGAACGAGCTTTACAAAGTCATTGATTCTTCGGACGTTATCATCCACGTCATTGATGCCCGTGACCCTGAAGGTACACGGTGTAGGGGTATTGAAAAGTACATCCGTGAAGAGGCACCTCACAAGCACTTGATCTTCGTGCTCAATAAGTGTGACCTTGTCCCAACAGGTGTAGCG GCCGCCTGGGTACGACACTTGTCTAAAGACCATCCGACGCTGGCTTTCCATGCCTCGATCAATAACTCATTCGGTAAAGGTTCTTTGATCCAACTCCTGAGACAGTTTTCCTCTCTTCACTCGGAACGGAAGCAGATCTCTGTAGGATTCATTGGCTATCCGAACACGGGTAAATCCTCTATCATCAACACCTTGCGCAAAAAGAAGGTGTGCACTGTGGCCCCCATTCCCGGTGAGACCAAGGTCTGGCAGTATATCACtctgatgaagaggatcTACCTCATCGACTGTCCCGGTGTGGTCCCACCCAACCAAAATGACACGCCCGAAGATATTTTGCTTCGTGGTGTCTGTCGTGTCGAGAATGTAGAGAATCCCGAACAGTACATCCCTGCTGTTCTCAAACGGGTTCAGCCCAGACACCTTGAACGTACTTACGGAGTGAAGGGCTCTGATGATCCTCTGGAGTTCTTGGCTGTTCTTGCACGTAAGGGTGGAAGGCTACTCCGTGGAGGAGAGCCTGACCTTGATGGTGTTGCCAAGATGGTGATCAATGATTTCCTCAGAGGCAAGATCCCATGGTTTACTCCACCACCTCACACACCCGGTGAGGAGGGTGAAAAGGTTAACGGCCGTGAAGGCCGACTCGGTGAAATGGGTCGAAAGCGGAAGCTTGACGCAGTTtcagaagaaacagagaagaatGAAGCGAAATCTGGTTCCACTTCTGATGGAGAGTTTGAGGGCTTCGGtgacagtgatgatgatgacaatgactCCATCGCAAACCTTGAAGTcagtgatgaggaaagtggagaggaaaatgaCTGA
- a CDS encoding protein kinase IKS1 (Ca2+/calmodulin-dependent protein kinase, EF-Hand protein superfamily): MADDGMSIVPYGSSNLDVVLRHNDSVVVFDRDSQQLVLRNATESNADIDLTDCPYCHRPLHNNGGGQEGHHTSSGGQPEFINPNYFRMLHRSLPSSATSSTSSSPHRRLVQPALPDGPTSEPSGGTSASQGISSAAFTPNYFKKFFVEEGILGKGGKGVVLLVKHVLDGVSLGHYACKRVPVGDDHEWLEKVLGEVQLLQHLTHQNLVSYRHVWLEDAKISTFGPSVPCAFILQQYCNAGDLHNYICGSVQTSTTAQQLKERLRRRSRGEPDPRSDANEPRKLHFEEIYSFFKDITSGLRYLHANGYIHRDLKPNNCLLHKTSDGIRVLVSDFGEVQAQNSIRLSTGATGTVSYCAPEVLRREYPGGPFGNFTFKSDIFSLGMILYFLCFAQLPYSNADLIHEEREDLDRLREEISQWAGFDDARRMRPELPEQLYTFLERLLSVNPDRRPSADDVLNGLQAGASVNENIRSRRTGSSSSDGHSGSRMQFAENSTAASFSRPPTSPKKPFSRSPVALRRNPAYESNGGGPMAFVDDLGPHDERRMSLGPERDMIIRGRYSNTPSLPSAQNEPSAVHENREPLQHLLPPPSSGSSLTRIFPFSSSTLPDLQIPLPTIQLGFFLLKVVSAFQPCSPLAVNPWMFYPLLLLAALNLRTQSIGMQTMFLIIHLVAVSLSMQFGVMCLWQTPRLMMFSK; encoded by the exons ATGGCGGACGACGGCATGTCCATTGTACCCTACGGATCTTCTAACCTTGATGTCGTACT ACGCCATAATGACTCAGTCGTGGTCTTTGATCGTGACTCTCAGCAGCTTGTTCTCCGAAATGCTACCGAGAGCAATGCTGACATTGACTTGACTGACTGTCCCTATTGCCATCGTCCGCTGCATAACAACGGCGGGGGACAAGAAGGTCACCATACAAGTTCAGGAGGACAGCCCGAATTTATCAATCCCAATTATTTTCGCATGCTTCATAGAAGCTTACCTAGCTCTGCGACTTCGTCAACTTCATCGTCCCCTCACCGACGCCTCGTTCagccagctcttccagacgGCCCCACCAGTGAACCAAGCGGCGGAACGTCCGCATCCCAGGGTATATCGTCGGCGGCTTTCACACCCAATTACttcaagaagttctttgtTGAGGAGGGTATACTAGGCaaaggtggaaaaggcgTTGTATTGCTCGTGAAACATGTGTTAGACGGGGTGTCGCTGGGGCACTACGCTTGCAAGCGCGTGCCCGTCGGAGATGACCACGAGTGGCTTGAGAAAGTCCTGGGGGAAGTTCAATTGCTGCAACATCTCACACATCAGAACCTGGTCTCCTACCGTCACGTATGGCTTGAAGATGCGAAGATCAGCACTTTTGGGCCAAGTGTACCCTGCGCCTTCATCCTACAGCAATATTGCAATGCAGGTGACCTGCATAACTACATCTGTGGGTCGGTACAGACGTCTACAACCGCCCAGCAATTGAAAGAGCGTCTTAGGAGGAGGTCCCGAGGTGAGCCGGATCCTCGTTCTGATGCCAACGAACCTCGCAAACTCCACTTCGAGgaaatatattcttttttcaaaGATATCACATCCGGTCTACGTTATCTCCATGCCAATGGCTACATTCACCGTGACCTTAAACCAAACAACTGCTTACTGCACAAAACAAGTGATGGTATACGCGTATTGGTCAGCGACTTCGGTGAAGTTCAGGCTCAGAATTCGATCCGGCTGTCTACCGGGGCGACCGGGACTGTGTCGTATTGCGCACCTGAAGTGTTGCGCCGTGAATACCCCGGAGGACCGTTTGGAAACTTCACGTTCAAATCGGACATATTCTCTTTGGGAATGATTCTCTACTTTTTATGTTTTGCGCAGCTTCCTTACAGCAATGCTGACCTAATCCatgaggagagggaagaTCTTGATCGACTCCGGGAAGAGATCAGCCAGTGGGCGGGTTTTGATGATGCTCGCAGGATGAGACCTGAATTGCCTGAGCAACTTTATACCTTCCTCGAACGGCTATTATCTGTGAACCCTGACCGCCGACCATCTGCAGACGACGTTCTGAACGGTCTCCAGGCTGGGGCTAGTGTGAATGAGAACATACGATCCAGAAGGACTGGCTCTTCGAGTTCTGACGGGCATTCCGGTTCCAGGATGCAATTTGCTGAAAACTCAacagctgcttctttctccagaCCGCCTACATCTCCAAAAAAACCTTTTTCACGAAGTCCGGTGGCTCTCCGCCGCAATCCCGCCTACGAGTCCAATGGGGGCGGACCGATGGCCTTTGTCGACGATCTGGGCCCTCACGACGAACGGAGAATGTCGCTAGGCCCCGAAAGAGATATGATCATTCGGGGGAGGTATTCCAACACTCCGTCTCTCCCCTCGGCCCAGAATGAGCCCTCTGCAGTGCATGAGAATCGTGAACCTCTCCAACATTTACTCCCTCCACCTTCTAGCGGATCGTCCCTGACCAGGAtttttccattctcatcaagcACACTTCCTGATTTGCAGATCCCGCTACCTACGATCCAAttgggtttttttcttctcaagGTTGTTTCAGCGTTCCAGCCCTGCAGCCCTCTCGCAGTGAATCCCTGGATGTTTTACCCTTTGCTACTGCTAGCAGCGTTAAACCTACGAACTCAAAGCATCGGCATGCAAACAATGTTTCTCATAATACACCTTGTTGCCGTTAGCCTCAGCATGCAGTTTGGCGTTATGTGCCTTTGGCAGACTCCAcggttgatgatgttctcCAAATAA
- a CDS encoding uncharacterized protein (predicted protein), with the protein MSNEQEIPGGFENTDTHDHALLAPGESNAVQKVNNNGKQSDVKWKQASKIVDEQLMPDLSNEDLWLLVRRFNKQIHHVKAIQGPPQDELDLNRADEEQFPPEKLRATTERFYTSVVVGLVNIFSHVTRLQSWKEPRRTTAFCITYFVAWFLDLLIPVTTGVLVALILFPSTRSLLFPPRITSGDGSDAGSVEQSTRDSITNSPETYKGEAAEQEASNLVNDIANIAMESARGKYGQSVIDGDDAEGSSEPEPVDVGAITADVQAENAPVEDKTKKPMKKKISKATNQTMRILGDITDIYEQFSNILSPTPPFLAIAPRLQLVGMLISIALISLVTSSHFMIKSGSFLLGLAVFGDPVLQRTIAFLNDKVANWKEYLDLQNTLLKGVPTNAQLTLALLRLGEINSTPLPPPPTSHNNEPLWPIRKPFGSITSGKNKDEPSSALISQTPSPKLELSKAEARKKKWSKILKFIGRTIATAMKGHIAFDRAMRITESANTKNLIGLLSRRGWITAPPVGPLKFEAKFERKRGTVVIDSSQEQPVLYFTTCQSAKLDDLRLENQKKSAVLFQIPINEIKELKKTEGLGWKGKLIVELTAGTKDSIDGLVISRMEPQYQSYHVTGMRGRNQLFNRLIAMDAQFWESH; encoded by the exons ATGAGCAACGAACAAGAGATACCAGGTGGTTTCGAAAATACAGACACCCATGACCATGCCTTATTAGCGCCAGGAGAGAGTAATGCCGTTCAAAAGGTCAACAATAATGGAAAACAGTCAGACGTCAAGTGGAAGCAGGCTTCCAAGATAGTAGACGAGCAACTTATGCCTGATCTTTCTAATGAGGATCTATGGTTGCTTGTTCGGAGGTTTAACAAG CAAATACATCATGTTAAAGCTATACAAGGCCCTCCCCAAGACGAGCTAGACCTCAACCGGGCAGACGAGGAACAATTTCCCCCAGAAAAGCTGCGGGCAACTACTGAACGGTTCTACACTTCTGTGGTTGTAGGATTGGTTAATATCTTCAGTCACGTCACTAGACTGCAGTCATGGAAAGAGCCTAGACGTACAACAGCTTTCTGCATA ACTTACTTTGTTGCATGGTTTTTGGATCTTCTTATTCCTGTGACCACCGGTGTTCTTGTTGCGTTGATTCTGTTCCCATCCACACGGTCCCTGCTCTTCCCTCCTAGAATCACTTCAGGGGATGGCTCAGATGCTGGTAGTGTGGAGCAGTCTACGCGTGATAGTATTACCAATTCCCCAGAAACATACAAAGGCGAAGCAGCAGAGCAGGAGGCCTCCAACTTGGTCAACGATATCGCTAATATCGCTATGGAAAGTGCACGAGGCAAATACGGCCAATCAGTGattgatggtgatgatgctgaggGCTCATCTGAGCCTGAACCAGTCGATGTCGGGGCAATCACTGCAGATGTGCAAGCTGAGAATGCACCAGTCGAAGATAAAACCAAAAAGcctatgaagaagaagatatcaaagGCTACGAACCAGACAATGCGTATACTTGGCGATATCACAGATATATATGAGCAATTTTCAAA TATTTTATCCCCCACCCCACCATTCCTTGCCATAGCACCCCGCCTGCAACTGGTGGGGATGTTGATATCTATAGCTCTGATATCCCTTGTCACATCGAGTCATTTTATGATCAAGTCTGGCAGCTTTCTCTTGGGACTGGCCGTCTTTGGTGACCCTGTCCTGCAACGCACTATAGCCTTCTTGAACGACAAGGTTGCAAACTGGAAAGAGTATCTAGACTTACAAAA TACACTTCTAAAAGGCGTTCCCACAAACGCCCAACTCACCCTagcccttcttcgtcttggTGAAATCAACTCCACACCGTTGCCTCCACCCCCAACCTCACACAACAATGAACCATTATGGCCTATTCGCAAACCTTTCGGTAGTATAACTTCTGGCAAAAACAAAGATGAACCCTCTTCAGCTCTCATATCGCAAACCCCAAGCCCCAAACTAGAACTTTCCAAAGCAGAAGCCCGCAAGAAAAAATGGTCCAAGATTCTCAAGTTCATCGGCCGAACAATCGCAACAGCAATGAAAGGGCACATCGCATTCGACCGCGCAATGAGAATTACAGAATCAGCAAACACGAAGAACCTAATTGGTCTGTTAAGCCGACGAGGCTGGATCACGGCACCACCTGTCGGGCCTCTCAAATTCGAGGCAAAGTTTGAGCGCAAGCGAGGTACAGTGGTCATCGACTCGTCGCAGGAACAGCCCGTACTCTATTTCACGACTTGTCAGTCTGCTAAACTGGATGATTTGCGACTGgagaatcagaagaagagtGCCGTTTTGTTTCAGATTCCTAtcaatgagatcaaggaactgaagaagacggaGGGGCTGGGTTGGAAGGGGAAGCTGATTGTTGAGTTGACGGCCGGGACCAAGGATTCCATTGATGGGTTGGTGATTTCGAGGATGGAGCCTCAATATCAATCTTATCATGTTACTGGTATGCGGGGAAGGAATCAGTTATTTAATCGACTGATTGCTATGGATGCGCAATTTTGGGAGAGTCATTGA
- the prp28 gene encoding mRNA splicing protein PRP28 (U5 snRNP-like RNA helicase subunit), giving the protein MDDIVMNGSPEVPPPQPPPEPVERPPTPPPPPPEESVAPPPPPEVVAPPPPPEDLPPAPPPPEPKKKKVGWGAKKPAATPLSVEELVRKKREADAAAARPKFLSRAERERIALEKRAKEVEAERRLKASNGVDRSATQSPSVSSEVNHSDGRTIPTGPRAMRSSDTPTAPAAMRNSHSHNKNRDLSPPPPPKSMSFGLASSKGDKRPVDDDEVAAQVALVKQRYMGADQTSTFSAKKKRKRTTDRKFNFEWNAEEDTSGDYNPLYQHRHEANFFGRGRLAGFGDDVADNVAKKYARALEDRDHEAGGIRAREILEMERRRREESTRNQLDKHWSEKKLEHMRERDWRIFKEDFNISTKGGSVPNPMRSWDESGLPKRLMELVNKVGYKEPTPIQRAAIPIAMQSRDLIGVAVTGSGKTASFLLPLLVYIAELPRIDEFEWRKNDGPYAIVLAPTRELAQQIEIEAKKFTEPLGFNVVSIVGGHSFEEQAYSLRNGAEIIIATPGRLVDCIERRMLVLSQCCYVIMDEADRMIDLGFEEPVNKILDALPVSNEKPDSEEAENSMAMSQHIGTKDRYRQTMMYTATMPTAVERIARKYLRRPAIVTIGSAGEAVDTVEQRVEFIAGEDKRKKRLGDILSSGEFRPPIIVFVNIKRNCDAIAREIKQWGFSSVTLHGSKTQEQREAALASVRNGQTDVLVATDLAGRGIDVPDVSLVINFNMATTIESYTHRIGRTGRAGKSGVAITFLGNEDTDVMYDLKQMIMKSSISRLPEELRKHEAAQSKPTRGFAKKNDDNSAFGSKGGW; this is encoded by the exons ATGGACGATATCGTGATGAACGGTTCGCCAGAGGtgcctcctccacaaccaccTCCCGAACCCGTCGAGCGACCTCCTAcaccccctccgcctcccccaGAAGAATCCGTCGcccctcctccgccgccagaGGTCGttgctcctccacctccgcccGAAGACCTTCCTCCTGCGCCTCCGCCACCtgaaccgaagaagaagaaggtggGATGGGGCGCGAAGAAGCCGGCAGCTACACCGCTTAGTGTAGAGGAACTGGTTCGCAAAAAGAGGGAAGCTGATGCGGCAGCTGCTAGG CCGAAATTCTTATCGAGAGCCGAAAGAGAACGAATCGCCCTCGAAAAACGAGCAAAGGAAGTCGAAGCAGAGCGAAGGCTAAAGGCATCAAATGGTGTCGACAGGAGTGCGACTCAGTCACCTTCAGTTAGCTCTGAAGTCAATCACAGCGATGGAAGGACTATACCAACCGGCCCCCGGGCTATGAGGAGCTCAGACACTCCTACCGCACCAGCTGCTATGCGCAATTCTCATTCCCATAATAAAAACCGCGACCTATCGCcgcctccaccaccgaagTCAATGTCTTTCGGTCTTGCAAGTTCGAAAGGCGACAAGCGAccagtcgatgatgatgaagtagCCGCTCAGGTAGCATTGGTTAAGCAGAGGTATATGGGCGCAGACCAGACGTCGACTTTctcagcgaagaagaagcggaagaggaCGACAGACCGGAAGTTCAATTTCGAGTGGAatgcagaagaagacacaAGTGGAGATTACAACCCCCTGTATCAACATCGACACGAGGCCAACTTCTTTGGACGTGGTCGACTGGCAGGTTTCGGAGACGATGTCGCCGACAACGTGGCGAAGAAGTATGCAAGAGCCCTGGAGGACCGCGACCACGAAGCGGGAGGTATTCGGGCCCGAGAGATCCTGGAAATGGAGCGTCggcggagagaagagagcacCCGCAACCAGCTTGACAAGCACTGGAGCGAGAAGAAACTGGAGCACATGCGCGAGCGCGACTGGCGCATCTTCAAGGAAGACTTCAACATCAGTACCAAGGGTGGAAGTGTACCGAACCCCATGCGGTCGTGGGATGAGTCTGGTCTCCCCAAACGTCTCATGGAACTCGTCAACAAGGTTGGCTACAAGGAGCCTACACCTATTCAACGTGCTGCTATCCCCATTGCCATGCAGTCTCGCGATCTCATCGGTGTCGCCGTCACCGGTTCCGGTAAGACggcctccttcctcctccccctgcTAGTCTACATCGCCGAACTGCCTCGTATCGACGAGTTCGAATGGAGAAAGAACGATGGCCCCTACGCTATCGTCCTTGCCCCGACCCGTGAATTGGCCCAGCAAATCGAGATCGAGGCCAAGAAATTCACAGAACCTCTCGGCTTCAACGTCGTCAGTATAGTCGGAGGCCACTCTTTCGAAGAGCAAGCCTACAGTCTCCGCAACGGCGCagaaatcatcatcgccacGCCAGGTCGTCTAGTCGACTGCATCGAACGCCGCATGCTAGTCCTCAGCCAATGTTGCTACGTCATCATGGACGAAGCAGACCGCATGATCGACCTAGGGTTCGAAGAACCCGTCAACAAGATCCTCGACGCCCTCCCAGTCTCCAATGAAAAGCCCGACTCcgaggaagccgagaacTCAATGGCCATGAGCCAACACATCGGCACAAAAGACCGCTACCGTCAAACAATGATGTACACAGCGACAATGCCCACAGCCGTGGAACGCATCGCCCGCAAATACCTCCGTCGCCCAGCCATCGTCACAATCGGCAGCGCCGGTGAAGCCGTCGACACGGTCGAGCAGCGCGTCGAGTTCATCGCAGGCGAAGACAAGCGCAAGAAACGTCTGGGCGATATCCTCTCTTCTGGCGAATTCCGACCGCCGATCATCGTTTtcgtcaacatcaagcgGAACTGCGATGCTATCGCCCGCGAAATCAAACAATGGGGTTTCTCCTCTGTCACTTTGCACGGTAGTAAGACCCAGGAACAGCGTGAAGCCGCCCTGGCTTCGGTACGGAACGGCCAAACGGATGTTCTGGTGGCTACCGATCTGGCTGGTAGAGGTATCGATGTTCCTGATGTCAGTCTGGttatcaacttcaacatgGCGACTACTATTGAGAGTTACACTCATCGTATCGGTCGTACCGGTCGTGCGGGTAAGAGTGGTGTGGCTATTACTTTCTTGGGTAACGAAGATACGGATGTTAT GTACGATCTCAAGCAAATGATTATGAAATCATCCATCTCTCGACTACCGGAGGAACTGCGCAAGCATGAAGCCGCACAATCAAAGCCTACGCGCGGGTTTGcgaagaagaatgatgacaACTCTGCGTTCGGATCAAAGGGTGGATGGTGA